The genome window GCCACAGATGCTCGATCCGCGTCGGGTCTTCGCCCACGAGGAGCTGCGACAGATCTTCGATGGCCGCCACGACGCCGCGGGTGTGCCATTCGAGGGTCGCCTCGCCCCAGCCGAACAGGCCGTCCTGATCGGTCAGGACCTTGACGAAGATCCAGTTCCGCATCCGGGCGTGACAGACGAGCGTCTCGATCCGCGTAATCTTCATGAGTGCGGCAGTAGCGGGCAAAAGAATGGGGCGCAAGGCTCCCGTGAGCTGCCTGGCCATCGCGAGCGTGAGCGACGGGGCGATCTCCGCAACATAGTCCGCGTCAGCGTCCGTGTCGCGGCTGCGGCGTGGTCACCGCTCGTAGGTTCCGATCCACTCGGCCTCGCCGAGACAGTGTCCCGACATGGCGGCGAGCAGCGCCTTCTTGTCGATTCCCGGCTTCAGTCCGAGCGGAGCATCGAGGGCGTACAGACGGAAGTGGTAGTGATGCACGCCGTGCCCCCGCGGCGGCTCCGGACCGCGGTAACCGTCGACCTGCCCCGATGGCCATGAGTTGAGTCCCTGCCGGGCCGCGACCGGCGAGCGAAGCTCCACCGCGTCGGGGAGCCCTTCGGGGAGCTGCGTGACATCGGCAGACAGGCCGTAGAGGACCCAGTGCACCCAGGGCTCCGGAGTCGGGGCGTCCGGGTCGTCGCAGATCAGGGCCAGTTCGCGCGTGCCCTCAGGGACGCCGCGCCAGAGCAGCGGTGGCGAGACGTCCTCCCCCTCGGAGGTGAACTTCTTCGGGATCGGCGCGCCGTGACTGAAGGCGGAGCATTCCAGTTCGAATGTCATGGCGAATCTTCCTCACGTTGTTTGATGTGAGCGGCCGCCTGCCCTCTCGTGGGGCCGGCGACCGGAAGAGGCTCAACCGGCCGGCGACAGCGTCTCCTGGACCAACAACCGCAGTCGCTTGTAGTCCGCCTTGCCGTTTCCGAGGAGCGGAATCTGATCGAGCGGATGGACCTCGTCAATCCGCATGATGCCGTGAAACCCGGCCTCGGCCAGCAGCCTGTTCGCGTCCTGGAGCGAGATCGGTTTCGTGGTGAACAGGACAATCTTCCGCCGGCTTCCCGCCCCGGCTTCCGTTCCCTCCCCCTGGTTGACTCCTTCGACGGCGACCCGCGGGCCGTTCTCGGACCGCGCTTCCTGGCTCTGCCGGCCGCGGGCCGGAATCGAGATGCCGTTCAGGATTTTCGTCAGCGGACCGACGATCGCCCGGGGAAAGTTCTCTTCGGAGAAGACGATGCGGGGGCGGAGCGCGGGATAGAAGGTGATGAGGAACAGGACCGGATCGACGTAGGCCGGATGGTTCGGCAGGAGCAGGACCGGGCCCTTGAGAGTCGGCAGCACCTCCCGGCCATGCAGATGCACCCGGTACCGGAGCGACAGGACGAACCGGGCCAGCCGGGAGAGGATCGACCGCAGGACCTGCATCATGGCAACACCTTCCGTTTGCCCGGCTTCATTCTCTCCAATTGCGCCGCCGCCGACTATCTGACCCCGCGTCCCGGAGCCCGAAACCACGTCGACGAATCCTCGCCGGCCGGTTCGCTTCCCTCCGTCCTCAGGTCAAGGACAATGGGCCGGGTCCCGTTCTCGCTGGAGGCTCGTCATGAATCCGGAACGCAAGGTCGTGGTCATCACCGGGGCGTCGCAGGGAATCGGCGCGGGACTGGTCCGGGGGTTTCTGGACCGGGGGGATCGCGTCGTGGCGAATTCCCGGTCGATCCAGCCGGATCCCGCCTCGGGCGTGCTGGCGGTCGCCGGCGACATCGCCGATCCGGCGGTGGCGGAGCAGGTCATTGCCACGGCGGTCGAGGCGTTCGGCCGGGTCGACACGCTGGTGAACAATGCGGGCATTTTCGTCGCGAAGGCGTTCACCGAGTACACCGAGGCGGACTTCGCGAAGGTCATGGCGGTGAACATGGCCGGATTCTTTTACGTCTCGCAGTGTGCCGTCCGGCAGATGCTTCAGCAGGATGGGCGAGGGGGGCACATCGTGAACCTCACGACGTCGCTCGTCCGACAGCCGATGAAGGCAGTCCCGTCGGCGATGGCGTCGCTCACCAAGGGGGGGCTGGACGCGGTCACCCGATCGCTGGCGATCGAGTATGCGGACAAGAAGATCCGTGTGAACGCGGTCGCGCCGGGGATCATCCAGACGCCGATGCATGCGCCCGAGATTCATGACTTCCTGGCCGGTCTGCATCCGCTGGGTCGGATGGGCCAGGTGCAGGAGGTGGTCGATGCGGTGCTTTATCTGGACTCGGCCGGATTCGTGACGGGGGAGACGCTGCATATTGATGGTGGCGCGCATGCGGGTCGCTGGTAGCGTCTCCGACGTTTGCACCTCAACCGGGTCCAGGGGCACCCTGGTGGGGAGTGCAGAGGGGCAACGCCCCTTTGCCCGCCGGAGGCCCTCTCGTCGAGAGACGTCTGAAGGAGCCCGTGTCCAAGCGCGGACGCCGTGTCGTATGCCCCCTCACCAACCCGAGGGGATTGCAGAGCGAGCGAGGAGTCCTCACCGCCGGTTCCAAAGAAAGAACATCCGTTGTGTCCCACAGTCCCTCATGGAAATGCCTCCGGCGGCAATCGACAAGTTGGTCCCGGGCCCGTGGTGGTCGCGTTGATCGGCCGCTAGAACATGGGTCCAACGTTCCTCTTCCTCGCGAGGCTGACGTGAGCCGTTCCCGCACCCACCGCCGACCGTTTCTCAACTTCGGGCTCATCCTGCTGTGCGCCCTCCTGGGAGCGATCGATCCGATCACCGCGGCCGAGTCGAAGCCGGCCGAAGCGAGCCAGGAGGCGAAGGGGGGCAAGACCGTCCGGCTCTTCACCGTCGGCAACAGCTTTTCGGGGAACGCGACCCGGTTCCTTCCCAGTCTGGCCAAGGCCGGCGGACAGACCCTCGTCCTCGGGACCGCCTCGGTCGGCGGGGCCCCGCTCGCGCTGCATTGGGGCAAGGCCGAGGCCCATGAGAAGGACCCCCAAGACCCGGAAGGGCTCTACGGCACGAAGAAGAAGGAGGGCCTTCGGGAACTCCTGCGGG of Planctomyces sp. SH-PL14 contains these proteins:
- a CDS encoding YbhB/YbcL family Raf kinase inhibitor-like protein, with amino-acid sequence MTFELECSAFSHGAPIPKKFTSEGEDVSPPLLWRGVPEGTRELALICDDPDAPTPEPWVHWVLYGLSADVTQLPEGLPDAVELRSPVAARQGLNSWPSGQVDGYRGPEPPRGHGVHHYHFRLYALDAPLGLKPGIDKKALLAAMSGHCLGEAEWIGTYER
- a CDS encoding 1-acyl-sn-glycerol-3-phosphate acyltransferase, encoding MMQVLRSILSRLARFVLSLRYRVHLHGREVLPTLKGPVLLLPNHPAYVDPVLFLITFYPALRPRIVFSEENFPRAIVGPLTKILNGISIPARGRQSQEARSENGPRVAVEGVNQGEGTEAGAGSRRKIVLFTTKPISLQDANRLLAEAGFHGIMRIDEVHPLDQIPLLGNGKADYKRLRLLVQETLSPAG
- a CDS encoding SDR family NAD(P)-dependent oxidoreductase, translating into MNPERKVVVITGASQGIGAGLVRGFLDRGDRVVANSRSIQPDPASGVLAVAGDIADPAVAEQVIATAVEAFGRVDTLVNNAGIFVAKAFTEYTEADFAKVMAVNMAGFFYVSQCAVRQMLQQDGRGGHIVNLTTSLVRQPMKAVPSAMASLTKGGLDAVTRSLAIEYADKKIRVNAVAPGIIQTPMHAPEIHDFLAGLHPLGRMGQVQEVVDAVLYLDSAGFVTGETLHIDGGAHAGRW